The following coding sequences are from one Treponema bryantii window:
- the bamA gene encoding outer membrane protein assembly factor BamA, giving the protein MFRKVLAVLFLSFAGLFALSAQSDEWYWNQPISKIDFNGLNNVKKSDLNGITSSFIDSPFTDETYNELLDRLYSLEYFEDITPYAKHASNDNSNVLLVFEVVERPVIKSINFVGNHKIRNGELREQIKNKTSDIFIESKVLIDERIIRNYYLKKGFNASYVSHKTETTEDGIVVSFEISEGSSSVIREIKFTGNSIASSRALKRKLALKEVGLFKDGAYQSSTLEQDKQTIIKYYQERGYADANILDVKIDTAFNEEKQRDELTILFMIQEGAQYTYAGLRISGNEVFTEKELLKQKKLKEGQIYNATKFQEDVSAIANVYHENGYMMNEFYPVPVKDSDRHEISYDLTIKEHSRSHIENIIIKGNNKTKEYVIKREIPITSGDTFSNDKIINGLRNLMNLRYFSNVVPEVQQGTEGNLVDLIFSVEEQSTSSVNFGVTFSGATDDSESFLPISLFAKVENSNLFGEGRTVSAGTTLAPNEQSINLAYSQNWIGKYPIAFNAALSFSHAKTSSLKNQWTPNLELIQNRYFMNYNDWSVTLSSGLSRRWTPDYAILTLAGGIASSLQKNIFDEATNVPYEASISSYANRWGISNSIYGSFSVDNRDLNYDPSKGWFGSQRFTWHGLIPGLEKEFYLRSDTKLEGYFKLFDIPVTDNWNFKMVFAAYTGFSAIIPVENGINTKNAIYVDGLLNGRGWSDIYKEARGLAMLSNRVELRVPVVPGIIGIDGFWDAAAVKPKLQDMGSLGLEDFYFSYGPGIRVLIPQLPLHLMFAWRYRIEDGKPKFADTPFNFVLSFNIVNY; this is encoded by the coding sequence ATGTTTCGAAAAGTTTTAGCAGTTCTTTTCTTATCTTTTGCTGGCTTATTTGCACTTTCGGCACAGAGTGATGAATGGTATTGGAATCAGCCAATTTCTAAAATTGATTTCAATGGTTTGAACAATGTTAAAAAATCAGACTTAAATGGTATTACAAGCTCGTTCATTGATTCACCTTTTACAGATGAAACTTATAATGAGTTACTGGACCGTTTATATAGCCTTGAATATTTTGAAGATATTACTCCTTATGCTAAGCATGCTTCAAATGATAATTCAAATGTTCTTCTTGTTTTTGAAGTTGTAGAACGTCCTGTTATTAAATCCATCAATTTTGTTGGTAACCATAAAATCAGAAATGGTGAACTCCGCGAACAGATTAAAAATAAAACAAGCGATATTTTTATTGAATCAAAAGTCCTTATAGATGAAAGAATTATCCGTAACTATTATCTTAAGAAGGGTTTTAATGCTTCTTATGTTTCTCACAAAACTGAAACAACTGAGGATGGAATTGTAGTTAGTTTTGAGATTTCTGAAGGAAGCAGTTCTGTAATTCGTGAAATTAAGTTTACTGGTAACTCAATTGCTTCAAGCCGTGCTCTTAAGAGAAAACTTGCTTTGAAGGAAGTTGGTCTTTTTAAGGACGGTGCATATCAGTCTTCAACACTTGAGCAGGATAAACAGACAATCATTAAATATTATCAGGAACGCGGTTATGCTGATGCTAACATTCTTGATGTAAAAATTGATACAGCCTTCAATGAAGAAAAACAGAGAGATGAACTTACAATTCTGTTTATGATTCAGGAAGGTGCTCAGTATACTTATGCAGGTCTTAGAATTTCTGGAAATGAAGTATTTACAGAAAAAGAACTTCTTAAGCAGAAAAAGCTAAAAGAAGGCCAGATTTACAATGCAACAAAGTTCCAGGAAGATGTTTCTGCAATTGCAAATGTTTACCACGAAAACGGATATATGATGAATGAATTCTATCCGGTTCCTGTAAAGGATTCTGATAGACATGAAATCTCTTACGATCTTACAATAAAAGAGCATTCTCGAAGTCATATTGAAAACATCATAATCAAAGGAAATAATAAAACAAAAGAGTATGTAATCAAACGTGAAATTCCAATTACTTCTGGTGATACATTCTCTAACGATAAAATCATTAATGGTTTAAGAAACCTTATGAATCTCCGTTACTTTTCGAATGTTGTTCCAGAAGTTCAGCAGGGTACAGAAGGAAATCTTGTTGACTTGATTTTCTCTGTTGAAGAGCAGTCAACATCATCAGTTAATTTTGGTGTTACTTTCTCTGGTGCAACTGATGATTCAGAATCTTTCCTTCCTATTTCATTGTTTGCAAAAGTTGAAAATTCAAATCTTTTTGGAGAAGGTCGTACAGTTTCTGCAGGTACAACACTTGCTCCTAATGAACAGTCTATAAATCTTGCTTATTCACAAAACTGGATTGGAAAGTATCCTATTGCATTTAATGCGGCGCTTTCTTTCAGTCATGCAAAAACATCAAGTCTTAAAAACCAATGGACTCCAAATCTTGAACTGATACAGAACAGATATTTTATGAATTATAATGATTGGAGTGTTACTTTAAGTTCTGGCCTTTCAAGAAGATGGACTCCAGATTACGCTATTTTGACTCTTGCGGGGGGAATTGCCTCTTCATTGCAGAAGAATATTTTTGATGAAGCAACAAATGTGCCTTATGAGGCATCAATTTCTTCATATGCAAACCGATGGGGAATTTCGAATTCGATTTATGGAAGCTTCTCAGTTGATAACCGTGATTTAAACTATGACCCTTCAAAAGGATGGTTTGGAAGTCAGCGTTTTACCTGGCACGGACTTATTCCAGGTCTTGAAAAGGAATTCTATTTAAGATCAGATACAAAACTCGAAGGTTACTTTAAGCTGTTTGATATTCCTGTTACAGATAACTGGAACTTTAAGATGGTATTTGCAGCTTATACAGGATTCTCTGCAATTATTCCTGTTGAAAATGGTATTAATACAAAGAATGCAATTTATGTTGATGGTCTTCTTAATGGTCGTGGCTGGAGTGATATATACAAAGAAGCTCGTGGTCTTGCAATGCTTTCAAATAGAGTTGAACTTCGTGTTCCTGTAGTTCCTGGAATTATTGGTATTGATGGCTTCTGGGATGCAGCTGCTGTAAAACCTAAACTTCAGGATATGGGTAGCCTTGGATTAGAAGATTTCTACTTCAGTTATGGTCCTGGAATTCGTGTACTTATTCCACAGTTACCATTGCATCTTATGTTTGCATGGAGATATAGAATTGAAGATGGTAAGCCAAAGTTTGCTGATACTCCATTCAATTTTGTACTCTCATTTAATATTGTGAACTATTAA
- a CDS encoding ComF family protein: MRKLFFEVKQFIVSLFRLLYVFISGGEECAVCGSLVFLKPICRSCMQKHFSINRVMEKERCECCGRELISMKGKCMICRENPVIKSTDCVIPLFSYRLWNRELMFRWKMQEERNFSPLFAKLLCEVLRKTENKIIVPVPPRKGKIRKNGWDQIEELCCFLEKRYGFRVLRIVERNTAGQQKKLSRNQRLESIKSAYSLAAPRVVENALKPFEGHFPETVCLVDDVCTTGSTLESCAEILKKEGIKTVNAVTLFTVD; this comes from the coding sequence ATGAGGAAATTGTTTTTCGAAGTAAAACAGTTCATTGTCTCGTTATTCAGATTGCTTTATGTTTTCATAAGCGGTGGTGAAGAATGTGCTGTCTGTGGCTCGCTGGTTTTTCTAAAGCCAATATGCAGGTCATGTATGCAAAAGCATTTTTCAATCAACAGAGTTATGGAAAAAGAGCGGTGTGAATGCTGCGGGCGGGAATTGATTTCAATGAAAGGAAAATGCATGATATGCCGCGAAAATCCTGTTATAAAAAGTACAGACTGTGTTATTCCCTTGTTTTCATACAGACTCTGGAATCGGGAGCTTATGTTCAGATGGAAAATGCAGGAAGAAAGAAATTTTTCGCCGCTGTTTGCAAAACTTTTATGTGAGGTACTTAGAAAAACAGAGAACAAAATTATTGTACCTGTTCCACCACGAAAAGGTAAAATCCGAAAAAATGGCTGGGATCAGATAGAAGAACTTTGTTGTTTCCTTGAAAAACGCTATGGCTTCAGGGTGTTAAGAATAGTTGAGCGGAATACAGCTGGTCAGCAGAAAAAGCTCTCTCGTAATCAAAGACTTGAGTCTATAAAATCTGCATACTCATTGGCTGCACCTCGGGTAGTTGAAAACGCCCTTAAGCCTTTTGAAGGACATTTTCCAGAGACTGTATGTCTTGTTGATGATGTTTGTACTACCGGCTCAACCTTAGAAAGTTGTGCAGAAATTCTTAAAAAGGAGGGGATAAAAACTGTAAACGCTGTAACTCTTTTTACTGTGGATTAA
- a CDS encoding OmpH family outer membrane protein codes for MKKHLKILITFCILSVFSLPAFSQQITKFGVVDTAKVYNAYFRNSAPIRNYEKKKAEFQEEINKQVEQIKKLQQKKLDYENAGNDSMALKTEAEITKKTDYLTEYTNAKNVELESMQKTLQNSDEFYKKLYNTLAKIAESGSYSMILSLQESNAILWYSSSVDITNQVIQELGL; via the coding sequence ATGAAAAAACATCTGAAAATATTAATAACATTTTGTATTCTCTCAGTATTCAGTCTTCCTGCTTTTTCACAGCAGATTACAAAATTCGGGGTTGTAGATACTGCAAAGGTTTATAATGCTTACTTCAGAAATTCTGCTCCAATCAGAAACTATGAAAAAAAGAAGGCTGAATTTCAGGAAGAAATTAACAAGCAGGTTGAGCAGATTAAAAAGCTTCAGCAGAAAAAGCTTGATTATGAAAATGCCGGCAATGATTCAATGGCTTTAAAAACAGAAGCTGAAATTACTAAGAAAACTGATTATCTCACTGAATATACCAACGCTAAAAACGTTGAGCTTGAGTCTATGCAGAAAACTCTTCAGAACTCTGATGAGTTTTATAAAAAATTATACAACACTCTCGCTAAAATAGCAGAGAGTGGAAGCTACAGTATGATTTTGAGTCTGCAGGAGTCTAATGCGATTCTGTGGTATTCTTCTTCAGTAGATATCACTAATCAGGTGATTCAAGAGCTGGGACTTTAG
- the mutS gene encoding DNA mismatch repair protein MutS, with protein MADEENLTPMMIQYRGIKEKYKTEVVFFRLGDFYEMFNEDAVEVSRLLNLTLTHRANQPMCGIPYHAAKIYIARLLRLGKKIVICEQVGEIPKGGKGIAERKVVEIITPGTAVEAEYLDGSRANYLAALSITKGKAGFAFIDVTTSSFRATSWPASKMAEFFGKELNRAAPRELLLPVSLKNNEVVKSILEGYGTISVSYYPDWDFSAELSFKKLTAQFKTANLKAFGLESDSPEVVPAGFLLDYLEKTTNTTLPHVSSIRIYSDSEFLIMDDSSRRNLEVVSNMRDGSSQYTLIECVDFTKTAMGGRLLRNWLLFPLTNLRQIEDRQTKVASFVDNRTLLDKVKNDLSGILDVERLAGRIAMERAHAKDLQALRTSLEAWSRTKEYLGEYDFSFIDDDNSKKICGLIENAILDDPSTSLTDGGIIKAGWSEELDHWRSVHDNFNQILSEYEAEEKEKTGIPTLRVKYTNAAGYFIEVSKGKLGSVPAHFIMRRALVNGDRYTTERLQQLEQELNESSTKILELERDLFVEVRTTLAKYIPYLLQIADEIANTDAACSFAQAAIEHNWVRPEMEDSSHFEIKDGRHPVVENHLPTGEFVPNDAFLSAEEKESSVVPAFALITGPNMAGKSTYLRQNALIALLAQTGSYVPAKSARLGIVDRIFCRVGASDNLAKGESTFLVEMTETANILHAATSRSLVIMDEVGRGTSTEDGLAIARAVSEYLLDTIGCKTFFATHYHELSRMEHPRLKMLCMDVLEQNGSVVFLRKVKEGVTENSYGIHVAKLAGIPQSVIERANTILAHIQALASDNPILLDDIPAKKESQSAPQMPSTPGLFSDEEIIISEILSTDTDNLTPLNALQAIARWKKALSGL; from the coding sequence ATGGCTGACGAAGAGAATCTCACCCCGATGATGATTCAGTATCGGGGAATAAAAGAAAAGTATAAAACCGAGGTAGTTTTTTTCCGCCTCGGTGATTTTTATGAAATGTTTAATGAGGATGCGGTAGAAGTATCGCGTCTTTTGAATTTAACACTTACACACAGGGCTAATCAGCCGATGTGTGGAATTCCATATCACGCAGCAAAAATCTATATTGCACGTCTCTTACGGCTCGGAAAGAAAATTGTAATTTGTGAACAGGTCGGTGAAATTCCAAAAGGTGGAAAGGGAATTGCAGAACGTAAGGTAGTAGAAATAATCACTCCTGGTACTGCTGTTGAAGCAGAATATCTGGATGGAAGTCGTGCAAACTATCTGGCAGCACTTTCAATTACAAAAGGAAAAGCAGGTTTTGCCTTTATCGATGTAACTACTTCTTCATTCCGGGCAACTTCATGGCCAGCTTCAAAAATGGCTGAGTTCTTTGGAAAGGAACTGAATAGAGCTGCTCCACGCGAACTTTTGCTTCCTGTCTCTCTAAAAAATAATGAAGTTGTAAAAAGTATTCTTGAAGGTTATGGAACAATTTCTGTTTCTTATTATCCTGACTGGGATTTTTCTGCAGAACTTTCTTTCAAAAAATTAACTGCACAATTTAAGACTGCAAATCTTAAAGCTTTTGGTCTTGAATCAGATAGCCCGGAGGTTGTACCTGCAGGCTTCCTTTTAGACTATCTTGAAAAAACAACTAATACAACGCTTCCTCATGTAAGTTCAATACGCATTTACAGTGACAGCGAATTTCTTATTATGGACGATTCTTCCAGACGAAATCTGGAGGTCGTTTCAAATATGCGTGACGGTTCTTCTCAATACACTCTTATTGAATGTGTTGATTTTACAAAAACTGCAATGGGTGGGCGTCTGCTTCGTAACTGGCTTTTATTCCCGCTTACAAACCTTCGTCAGATAGAAGACCGTCAGACTAAGGTTGCAAGTTTTGTTGATAACAGAACATTACTGGATAAAGTAAAAAATGATTTGTCTGGTATTCTGGATGTAGAACGTCTTGCAGGCCGTATTGCTATGGAACGTGCTCATGCTAAAGATTTGCAGGCTTTAAGGACAAGTCTTGAAGCATGGAGTCGTACTAAAGAATATCTTGGTGAATATGATTTTTCTTTTATAGATGATGATAATTCAAAAAAAATCTGTGGTCTTATAGAAAATGCTATTCTTGATGATCCGTCTACTTCTCTTACAGACGGTGGAATCATTAAGGCGGGATGGTCTGAAGAACTGGATCATTGGCGTAGTGTACACGATAATTTCAATCAGATTCTTAGTGAATATGAGGCTGAAGAAAAAGAAAAAACTGGTATTCCAACTTTACGCGTAAAATATACTAATGCTGCAGGTTACTTTATAGAAGTCAGCAAGGGAAAATTGGGCAGTGTTCCGGCGCATTTTATTATGAGACGGGCTCTTGTAAATGGAGACCGTTATACTACAGAACGCCTGCAGCAGCTCGAACAGGAGCTTAATGAATCTTCTACAAAAATACTTGAGCTTGAACGTGATCTTTTTGTTGAAGTCAGAACAACTCTTGCAAAATATATTCCATATCTTTTACAGATTGCAGATGAAATTGCAAATACTGATGCAGCCTGTTCTTTTGCGCAGGCCGCAATTGAACATAACTGGGTAAGACCAGAAATGGAAGATTCTTCTCATTTTGAGATTAAAGATGGCCGTCATCCTGTTGTTGAAAATCATCTTCCTACAGGTGAGTTTGTACCTAATGACGCTTTCCTTTCTGCAGAAGAAAAAGAATCTTCAGTTGTACCGGCATTTGCTTTAATTACTGGTCCTAACATGGCTGGTAAGAGTACCTATCTTAGACAAAATGCTTTGATTGCGCTGCTTGCACAGACTGGTTCCTATGTACCTGCAAAGTCTGCAAGGCTTGGAATTGTAGACCGTATTTTCTGTCGTGTAGGTGCTTCAGATAATCTTGCAAAGGGAGAATCAACCTTCCTTGTTGAAATGACTGAAACTGCAAATATTCTTCATGCAGCTACTTCACGTTCTCTTGTTATTATGGATGAAGTAGGGCGTGGTACTTCTACAGAAGACGGACTTGCAATCGCCAGAGCGGTTTCCGAATATCTGCTTGATACAATCGGTTGTAAAACTTTCTTCGCAACTCACTATCATGAACTTTCCCGAATGGAACATCCTCGGCTTAAAATGCTTTGCATGGATGTGCTTGAGCAGAATGGTTCTGTTGTATTCCTTCGCAAGGTAAAAGAAGGTGTTACTGAAAACTCATATGGTATTCATGTAGCAAAACTTGCGGGTATTCCTCAGAGTGTTATAGAACGAGCTAATACTATTCTGGCTCATATTCAGGCTCTTGCTTCTGATAATCCGATTCTTCTGGATGATATTCCGGCTAAAAAAGAATCTCAGTCTGCTCCACAGATGCCTTCAACTCCAGGTCTTTTTAGTGATGAAGAAATTATTATTTCAGAGATTCTTTCTACTGATACTGATAATCTGACTCCACTGAACGCCCTGCAGGCAATAGCACGCTGGAAAAAAGCTCTTTCAGGTCTCTAA